Proteins from one Pseudodesulfovibrio sp. JC047 genomic window:
- a CDS encoding terminase family protein — MDQANVIDTGFRPRPLQREVNDQLKRFSVLICHRRFGKTVNAVNLLNDGAMRCSLPAPRFAYIAPLRKQAKAVAWDYAKQYAAPVPGVEFNEGDLRIDYPNGGRVSLYGGNDPDSLRGIYLDGVVFDEVAQMPHRVWTEVIRPALSDRKGWALFIGTPQGKNALYEVWDHAKRDPDWCAIMLRASETGIIDPKELAAVKREMDPDEYEQEFECSFTAAIKGAYFGQLMADAHRDGRITNVPYDPIIPVHTAWDLGMSDSTAIWFVQAKPGGSFAVVDYYEASGEGLDHYVKVLDDKPYKYGTHIAPHDIRVRELGTGKSRLEVARSLGIRFDIAPNIPIQDGINGIRSILPRCWFDETRCAVGIDSLTHYRRAFNEQMGAFSPRPVHDWTSHAVDAFRYFAVGFKERRTGNNTQTKCVEE; from the coding sequence GTGGACCAGGCGAACGTGATTGATACGGGGTTTCGGCCTCGTCCTCTTCAGAGAGAGGTCAACGACCAGCTCAAGCGGTTTTCCGTGTTGATCTGTCATCGGCGTTTCGGAAAGACCGTGAATGCGGTCAATCTTCTGAATGATGGTGCCATGCGCTGTTCGTTGCCTGCTCCTCGATTTGCCTACATCGCTCCGCTTCGGAAGCAAGCCAAGGCCGTTGCCTGGGATTATGCCAAGCAATATGCCGCGCCGGTTCCGGGGGTCGAGTTCAATGAAGGGGATTTGCGCATCGATTATCCGAACGGCGGGCGCGTCTCGCTGTATGGCGGCAATGATCCGGATTCGTTGCGTGGTATTTATTTGGATGGCGTGGTGTTTGACGAAGTGGCGCAGATGCCGCACCGGGTGTGGACCGAGGTCATTCGTCCGGCTTTGTCCGACCGCAAGGGCTGGGCCTTGTTCATCGGGACACCGCAGGGCAAGAACGCACTGTATGAGGTCTGGGACCATGCCAAGCGTGACCCGGATTGGTGCGCCATCATGCTTCGGGCATCGGAAACCGGGATCATTGATCCGAAGGAATTGGCGGCGGTTAAACGGGAAATGGACCCTGACGAGTATGAGCAGGAATTTGAATGTTCCTTCACTGCGGCCATCAAGGGTGCGTACTTCGGTCAACTGATGGCAGATGCTCACAGGGATGGACGGATAACGAATGTGCCGTATGACCCGATCATTCCGGTACATACTGCGTGGGATCTTGGCATGTCCGATTCCACGGCCATTTGGTTCGTACAGGCCAAGCCGGGCGGTTCATTTGCTGTTGTCGATTACTATGAGGCCAGCGGTGAAGGGCTGGATCATTATGTCAAGGTGCTGGATGACAAGCCGTATAAGTACGGCACACACATTGCCCCGCACGATATTCGAGTTCGAGAACTCGGCACGGGCAAGTCGCGGCTGGAAGTGGCCCGGTCACTCGGCATCCGGTTCGACATCGCACCCAATATTCCGATTCAGGACGGCATCAATGGCATTCGTTCCATTTTGCCAAGATGTTGGTTTGACGAAACCCGGTGCGCGGTCGGGATTGATTCCCTGACGCATTATCGGCGGGCGTTCAACGAGCAGATGGGGGCTTTCAGTCCTCGGCCTGTTCATGATTGGACCAGTCATGCCGTGGACGCTTTTCGATATTTTGCGGTGGGATTCAAGGAACGGCGGACCGGCAACAACACGCAAACCAAGTGCGTGGAGGAGTAG
- a CDS encoding 3TM-type holin, with protein MAFGIDSVLNIGSTIIDKIWPDAGEKERGKLQLIMGELAGQIQVLVTEMSGNWLQRSWRPILMLVIVAIVANNYLIYPYLSLFWPAAPTLSLPPELWQLMKIGVGGYVVGRSVEKGVDVWRNK; from the coding sequence ATGGCTTTCGGGATTGACAGCGTTTTGAACATCGGCAGCACGATCATAGACAAGATATGGCCAGATGCCGGGGAGAAGGAACGTGGCAAGCTTCAGCTCATCATGGGCGAGTTGGCCGGACAGATTCAAGTGCTTGTCACTGAAATGTCCGGGAACTGGCTTCAACGGTCATGGCGGCCCATTCTCATGCTGGTGATTGTCGCTATCGTGGCGAATAATTATTTGATTTATCCCTACCTATCGCTTTTCTGGCCAGCAGCTCCGACCCTCTCATTACCGCCTGAGTTGTGGCAACTGATGAAGATTGGTGTCGGTGGATACGTTGTCGGGCGAAGCGTCGAGAAAGGGGTCGATGTCTGGAGGAACAAGTGA